The Planococcus versutus genome contains a region encoding:
- a CDS encoding MFS transporter gives MSADQKKKIFILMINMFIAVASFGIVIPILPSYLVSINQGGIAAGLMIAIFAASQFLFSPIAGKWADQYGRRKMIIYGLAGLTISMFVFYASNSIWVLYFSRVIGGIGAAMLIPAIFAYIADITTFDQRAKGTSMVSAAMSLGIVVGPGIGGFLADFSIKLPFLVSALVSLAAVLFSVLWLKEHDATDADPALAAKLTDEESMLTKIGRSTKMPYFIPLVITLVMSFGLLAYESVVGLYLDNQFNSTTKDIAVMITATGVVSVVVQLFMVDRIVRRYGEVAVLIAFLGVAAFGFLMSLFAGSYAMFFVVSLVIFLATSILRPVLNTLISKMAEGEVGFAMGMNNAYMSIGNVIGPLLAGVLYDVNIVFPFILGLIMLLITLGITIAWQRSRATKPSPII, from the coding sequence ATGTCGGCAGACCAAAAAAAGAAAATTTTTATTCTAATGATCAATATGTTTATTGCGGTCGCAAGCTTTGGTATCGTCATTCCGATTTTGCCTTCTTATCTTGTATCCATTAACCAAGGTGGCATAGCAGCTGGCTTAATGATTGCCATATTCGCTGCTTCTCAATTTCTTTTTTCTCCCATTGCCGGTAAGTGGGCGGACCAATACGGTCGACGCAAAATGATTATATACGGATTAGCCGGTTTAACGATTTCCATGTTCGTTTTTTATGCTTCTAATTCTATTTGGGTGTTGTACTTTTCTCGCGTTATAGGAGGCATTGGTGCAGCAATGCTAATTCCAGCTATCTTTGCTTATATCGCAGATATCACGACTTTTGATCAACGCGCAAAAGGAACGAGCATGGTTTCTGCAGCGATGTCTCTTGGCATTGTCGTGGGACCTGGAATTGGAGGGTTTTTGGCAGATTTCTCTATAAAATTGCCTTTTCTGGTATCGGCTTTAGTCTCGCTAGCCGCTGTTCTTTTTTCTGTCCTTTGGTTAAAAGAACATGACGCAACAGATGCAGATCCTGCACTGGCAGCGAAACTAACAGATGAAGAATCCATGTTGACTAAGATCGGTCGTTCAACGAAAATGCCGTATTTTATTCCATTAGTTATTACACTTGTGATGAGCTTTGGTTTATTGGCTTACGAATCCGTGGTGGGTTTATACTTAGACAACCAATTCAATTCTACCACTAAAGACATTGCTGTTATGATTACCGCTACAGGTGTCGTCAGCGTAGTTGTTCAATTGTTTATGGTGGATCGGATTGTTCGTCGGTACGGTGAAGTGGCTGTTTTGATTGCTTTTCTTGGTGTAGCAGCATTTGGCTTTTTGATGTCTCTTTTTGCCGGAAGTTATGCGATGTTCTTTGTGGTTTCTTTAGTAATTTTCTTAGCTACGTCTATTTTACGCCCAGTGTTGAATACTTTGATTTCCAAAATGGCTGAAGGTGAAGTTGGATTTGCGATGGGCATGAACAATGCCTATATGAGTATTGGCAACGTAATTGGTCCTTTGCTTGCGGGTGTTCTTTACGATGTTAATATTGTTTTCCCATTTATTTTAGGATTAATCATGCTATTAATTACTTTAGGTATCACAATTGCTTGGCAACGTTCACGTGCAACAAAGCCTTCACCCATAATTTAA
- a CDS encoding MerR family transcriptional regulator: MYNIKAAAKILDMPKVTIRSWETRYNAITPARTESGHRLYSDQNLEDLKWLKIQVQDNGIKISEAVKKLHVSRKKFIVPTNQDTEKETIEYSEQINQLFQAAAEMDTERFNYLLDLHFSLFHHQIVFFQIIAPLMVRIGTEWEDGVISIAHEHMITNIVQQRFNQFFRVFPILPNLPKVMALNPSGEHHQLGLLLFTLFLRENGFSVAYIGPDTPLEGLAELVTKQNFQLMCMSIAAPRLLPVANTYMDALSAANPGMQFVLGGPGVDCEQIQGNRSYLGSDIKTWHKWLDDQNF, encoded by the coding sequence ATGTATAACATTAAAGCTGCCGCCAAAATCTTAGATATGCCGAAAGTGACAATTCGTTCTTGGGAAACTCGCTATAATGCAATCACTCCTGCTCGAACAGAATCTGGACATCGTTTGTATTCGGATCAAAATCTGGAAGATTTAAAATGGCTTAAAATACAAGTGCAAGATAATGGTATAAAAATCAGCGAAGCTGTAAAAAAATTACATGTTTCACGCAAGAAATTTATTGTTCCGACTAATCAAGATACGGAAAAAGAAACGATTGAATACAGTGAACAAATTAATCAACTTTTTCAAGCTGCTGCTGAAATGGATACCGAACGCTTTAACTATTTGCTAGATTTGCACTTTTCGCTATTTCATCATCAAATTGTTTTTTTTCAAATTATTGCACCGCTCATGGTCCGTATCGGAACTGAGTGGGAAGATGGTGTGATTAGTATTGCTCACGAACACATGATTACCAATATTGTGCAACAACGCTTTAATCAATTTTTTCGTGTTTTTCCGATCTTACCAAACTTACCGAAAGTAATGGCATTAAACCCTAGTGGGGAACATCACCAGCTAGGCTTACTTTTGTTTACGTTATTTTTACGTGAAAATGGATTTTCCGTAGCCTACATCGGACCTGATACACCACTAGAAGGTTTAGCGGAACTGGTCACCAAGCAAAACTTTCAATTAATGTGCATGTCGATTGCGGCACCCCGTTTATTACCAGTCGCCAATACGTATATGGATGCGTTAAGTGCTGCAAATCCAGGGATGCAATTTGTGTTAGGTGGCCCTGGAGTGGACTGCGAGCAAATTCAAGGCAATCGTTCGTATCTTGGCAGCGACATCAAAACTTGGCATAAATGGTTAGATGACCAAAACTTTTAA
- a CDS encoding nuclease-related domain-containing protein — MTQADALTLLLTRLGYHHPQRQFLERELHWTTAGKRGESRIQKKFNEFYFEEEFHILWDVNLKIDNWPVQMDGLLLTKYCAIIIESKNISGQLHFDEQTDEFSRVNSTGEKTVMDNPKVQLNKHIRFLTQFFKLKKINLPVTGLIVFTAKDCEFISKPRGVASCKTYQMIEYLLKILLAFPQEAETIKLAKIKKLILTNQTPYKHPTLCAHYFIDPKDLQTGVYCRICKTLTMQRDKRSWICSSCGVGDAYAHLLAIQEYFTFVETAITNRKLRKFCGFESRAVATRLLRQLDLEQIGEYKASSYYLRE, encoded by the coding sequence TTGACACAAGCAGACGCTTTAACTCTACTACTAACGAGACTTGGTTATCACCATCCGCAACGGCAATTTCTTGAAAGAGAACTCCATTGGACCACGGCAGGAAAACGTGGAGAAAGCCGTATACAAAAGAAATTCAATGAATTCTATTTTGAAGAAGAGTTCCATATCTTATGGGACGTAAACTTGAAAATCGACAACTGGCCGGTGCAAATGGATGGTCTATTGCTGACTAAATACTGCGCAATCATCATTGAATCCAAAAACATCAGCGGCCAACTACATTTTGATGAACAGACGGATGAATTTTCTCGTGTTAATTCAACTGGAGAAAAAACGGTTATGGACAACCCGAAAGTTCAGCTAAATAAGCATATTCGCTTTCTAACGCAATTTTTTAAACTGAAAAAAATCAATTTGCCGGTAACTGGTTTGATTGTTTTTACCGCAAAAGACTGCGAATTCATTTCTAAACCGCGCGGCGTCGCTAGTTGTAAGACTTACCAAATGATCGAATACCTGTTGAAAATTCTGCTGGCTTTCCCCCAAGAAGCCGAAACGATTAAACTGGCTAAAATCAAGAAATTGATTTTGACCAATCAAACCCCTTACAAACACCCCACATTGTGCGCGCACTATTTCATTGATCCAAAGGATTTACAGACTGGCGTTTATTGTCGAATCTGCAAGACTCTTACGATGCAACGTGACAAGCGCAGTTGGATTTGCAGTAGTTGCGGAGTAGGAGATGCATATGCGCATCTTTTAGCGATTCAGGAATACTTTACATTTGTAGAGACGGCTATAACGAATCGCAAACTTCGTAAGTTTTGCGGCTTCGAATCAAGAGCAGTCGCCACCAGGCTGCTACGTCAGCTAGATTTAGAGCAGATTGGAGAATATAAAGCTTCTTCTTATTACTTACGGGAATAA
- a CDS encoding NupC/NupG family nucleoside CNT transporter, with protein sequence MNLLWGIFGVFVVLGIAFLLSSSKKSIKPRTIIGGLTIQITFAFMVLEWEFGRKMLLFVSNKVQNVIDYAGEGIAFVFGPAADTTNFGFVFAFQVLTIIIFFSSLISVLYYLGVMQFVIKILGGALSKLLGTSKAESISAAANIFVGQTEAPLVIRPFISGMTKSELFAVMTGGLASVAGSTLAGYALLGVPLEYLLAASFMAAPAGLIMAKMMMPETEEVIDKDFSMEKDEESVNVVDAAARGAADGLQLALNVGAMLLAFIALIALLNGMLGGISGWFGFGGVTIQSILGVIFSPLAWAIGVPWAEAVQAGSFIGQKLVLNEFVAYSAFAPEIANLSPKTVIVISFALCGFANFSSLAILLGGLGAIAPERRPDIARLGIRAVAAGVLASLLSAAIAGMFV encoded by the coding sequence GTGAATTTATTATGGGGTATCTTTGGTGTATTCGTTGTTCTCGGAATCGCCTTTCTATTATCAAGTAGCAAGAAATCTATAAAGCCACGAACAATTATCGGCGGATTGACTATCCAAATCACATTTGCCTTTATGGTGCTAGAGTGGGAATTTGGAAGAAAGATGTTATTGTTTGTTTCAAATAAAGTACAAAATGTAATCGATTACGCAGGTGAAGGAATTGCTTTCGTATTCGGTCCTGCCGCGGACACCACGAATTTTGGTTTTGTTTTTGCTTTTCAAGTGCTAACGATTATTATTTTCTTTTCTTCTTTGATCTCTGTCTTATATTATTTAGGCGTTATGCAGTTTGTTATTAAAATTTTGGGAGGCGCTTTATCAAAACTTCTTGGAACCAGTAAAGCAGAGTCGATTTCGGCCGCTGCCAATATTTTCGTAGGTCAAACAGAAGCACCTCTTGTTATTCGTCCGTTTATTTCAGGCATGACAAAGTCAGAACTGTTTGCAGTTATGACAGGTGGACTCGCTTCAGTAGCTGGTTCTACATTAGCGGGTTACGCACTTCTGGGTGTGCCGCTTGAGTACTTACTTGCTGCGAGTTTCATGGCAGCACCAGCAGGCTTAATCATGGCTAAAATGATGATGCCTGAAACAGAAGAAGTCATAGATAAAGACTTTTCTATGGAGAAAGATGAAGAGTCAGTCAACGTTGTAGATGCAGCAGCACGTGGTGCAGCTGATGGTTTGCAGTTAGCATTAAATGTGGGGGCTATGCTTCTTGCATTCATTGCATTAATTGCGTTGTTGAATGGTATGCTTGGCGGTATTAGTGGATGGTTCGGCTTTGGAGGGGTAACAATCCAAAGTATTTTGGGTGTTATCTTCTCGCCTCTTGCATGGGCGATTGGCGTACCTTGGGCGGAAGCTGTTCAAGCGGGTAGCTTTATCGGACAAAAATTAGTGCTCAACGAATTTGTTGCGTACTCAGCCTTTGCTCCTGAAATTGCTAACTTGTCACCAAAAACAGTTATTGTTATTAGTTTTGCTCTTTGTGGATTTGCCAACTTCAGCTCGCTTGCTATTTTACTTGGAGGACTTGGTGCAATTGCACCAGAACGTCGTCCGGATATTGCGCGTCTCGGTATTCGTGCCGTTGCAGCAGGTGTGCTCGCTTCTTTATTGAGCGCAGCAATCGCTGGTATGTTTGTTTAA
- a CDS encoding efflux RND transporter permease subunit yields the protein MKYILDRSKLFIFLILILSIVGAYVFLTLPQREIPETPPSLVLVSTILPGAGPEEVETSITNPLENEIQKVNGIASLQSVSANSASIITLEIEDGENPDELINSIQQQAGNAASGFPDNASETTVEKLDLTFPLVSYMFYGDKEELASMEDALATLSEEVEAVSGVAGTTVKGLNSQQVLIELDSEELAANGLQPFEVFQSLQQANQPLSLGTHDNGNEQVSLTVQQGQGIDKLKELQVGAAAVPLEDVATIETIDQETEDIVTFEGEDAISYTVFLQTAQDVPSVDDKVSKVIEEFATDLPTGVQAEKYESQADNVNQIFDSLYVSLAIAVLAVLIVTTAGLTLFGSFAVALTVLASVLIGMIPIPWLGVDLNQISVIGLIIAIGILVDDSIVVNDNIQRRYKLGDSARDGAITGVREVYPSIISSSLAIVVTFSPLLLLSGGNGAFIKALPSILITTILASTVLSITLVPMMQYLKTKRRAKKISDTPGFLGKPLEKIALFYSNKVLSGVLKRPLLVGVGGLLIATGLLSLALFTPFEFFPAADREEVTMNVRLAEGTTIENTDEFLASLIEEVKSEDDDIAEISIFSGEGLPNLFASSMNNTGGNTGQVVFRIDREQTTASDFIDKWQPELRERFPEAEIFLDTIVQGPPVGAPVTVDITGEDIEELASIRDGLKEQLLAEGATIVTDNLGDPVPAIEYVPNQQALQENKIALSSVTNQLQLLTQGVPLYTIYEGQMPYQVFLKQSGIDDGQPIDLSQFDVPAVSQQGPPTLVPMNELLTPEDTTKLSQVPHKEGDRSITLRAFGEIDDFENKMLAVIDKERESLTDGYELSTGGENSDQEAFFAEIGLLFLVVILLVYLVIAFQFKSFSLPFLVLIAVYLGISGAILGLFLTQTPLSFLGVMGIVSLTGIVVRNAVVLIDFVETRRLSGDFDIKEAIVESGYARIKPILLTTITSIIALVPVALSGDPLFEPLAVTIIAGLAFSSLFTLVMIPSLYLVFYRINRRRNSVAE from the coding sequence ATGAAATATATATTAGATCGAAGCAAGTTATTCATATTTTTAATTTTAATTCTGTCAATCGTTGGAGCATATGTCTTTCTCACATTACCTCAACGTGAAATTCCAGAAACACCTCCAAGCCTCGTATTAGTTTCAACAATCTTGCCAGGTGCAGGACCTGAAGAAGTAGAGACGTCCATAACCAATCCACTGGAAAATGAAATCCAAAAGGTAAACGGCATTGCTTCACTGCAATCTGTTTCTGCTAATTCTGCTTCTATCATCACGTTAGAAATAGAAGATGGTGAAAATCCAGATGAATTGATCAATAGCATTCAGCAGCAGGCCGGAAATGCAGCTTCAGGATTTCCAGACAACGCATCAGAAACAACAGTGGAAAAACTAGATTTAACTTTTCCTTTAGTGTCGTATATGTTCTACGGAGACAAAGAAGAACTGGCAAGTATGGAAGATGCGTTAGCTACGCTTTCTGAAGAAGTAGAAGCTGTTTCTGGAGTTGCTGGAACAACGGTTAAAGGTTTAAACTCACAGCAAGTTCTGATTGAACTCGATAGTGAAGAACTGGCCGCTAATGGGCTTCAGCCGTTTGAAGTGTTCCAATCGCTTCAACAAGCAAATCAGCCATTGTCACTTGGAACACATGATAATGGCAACGAGCAAGTGAGCCTAACTGTGCAACAAGGTCAAGGCATCGACAAACTAAAAGAACTGCAAGTAGGAGCAGCGGCAGTACCACTTGAAGATGTTGCGACGATCGAGACGATAGATCAAGAAACGGAAGATATTGTGACGTTTGAAGGCGAAGACGCCATTTCGTATACCGTCTTTTTGCAAACAGCACAAGATGTTCCTTCTGTAGATGACAAGGTCTCTAAAGTTATTGAAGAATTTGCAACCGATCTTCCAACTGGCGTTCAAGCTGAGAAATACGAATCTCAAGCGGATAATGTGAATCAAATCTTCGACAGTTTATACGTTTCATTGGCCATCGCTGTCTTAGCTGTTTTGATCGTCACGACAGCTGGATTAACGCTGTTCGGATCTTTTGCAGTCGCGTTGACTGTATTAGCTTCTGTACTCATCGGAATGATTCCGATTCCTTGGTTAGGCGTTGACTTGAACCAAATCTCAGTGATTGGTCTCATTATTGCCATCGGTATTTTAGTCGATGACAGTATTGTCGTTAACGATAATATTCAGCGGCGTTACAAGCTAGGGGATTCCGCTCGCGATGGAGCGATTACTGGCGTGCGTGAAGTATACCCATCGATTATTTCTTCTAGTTTGGCGATTGTCGTGACATTCTCTCCATTGTTATTGCTATCAGGTGGCAATGGCGCGTTTATCAAGGCCTTGCCCAGTATTTTAATTACGACGATATTAGCTTCAACAGTGCTGTCTATTACACTTGTCCCCATGATGCAATATTTGAAAACGAAACGAAGAGCAAAGAAAATTTCAGATACTCCTGGATTCTTAGGGAAACCACTCGAGAAAATTGCGTTGTTTTATTCGAATAAAGTGTTGAGTGGTGTATTAAAACGTCCTTTACTTGTTGGAGTCGGAGGCTTGTTAATCGCGACAGGATTATTATCTCTTGCGCTCTTTACGCCTTTTGAATTTTTCCCAGCAGCTGACCGTGAAGAAGTAACGATGAACGTCCGCCTTGCAGAAGGTACGACGATTGAAAATACGGATGAATTTCTTGCTAGTTTGATAGAAGAAGTCAAATCTGAAGATGACGACATTGCTGAAATTTCAATCTTTTCAGGTGAAGGATTGCCAAACTTGTTTGCTTCTTCAATGAACAACACAGGGGGCAACACCGGTCAAGTGGTATTCCGTATTGACCGTGAACAAACAACTGCTTCGGACTTTATCGATAAATGGCAGCCCGAGTTGCGCGAACGTTTCCCAGAAGCCGAAATTTTCTTGGATACGATTGTACAAGGGCCACCTGTAGGAGCTCCAGTTACAGTGGATATTACAGGTGAAGATATTGAAGAATTGGCGTCTATTCGCGATGGATTAAAAGAGCAATTGTTGGCAGAAGGCGCTACGATTGTTACGGATAATTTAGGCGACCCGGTTCCAGCGATTGAATATGTGCCAAATCAACAGGCGCTGCAAGAAAACAAAATTGCGCTTAGTTCAGTGACCAATCAACTTCAGCTTTTGACACAAGGTGTGCCGCTTTACACCATTTATGAAGGTCAAATGCCATACCAAGTGTTCTTGAAGCAATCAGGCATTGACGATGGTCAACCAATTGACTTGTCTCAATTCGATGTTCCAGCAGTTAGTCAACAAGGACCACCGACATTGGTGCCGATGAATGAGTTGCTAACACCAGAAGACACAACGAAATTGTCACAGGTACCGCATAAAGAAGGAGACCGTTCAATTACGCTTCGTGCATTTGGTGAGATTGATGACTTTGAAAACAAAATGTTGGCTGTCATTGACAAAGAGCGTGAGTCATTGACAGATGGCTACGAATTATCGACAGGTGGAGAAAACTCTGATCAAGAAGCTTTCTTTGCTGAAATTGGTCTATTGTTCTTAGTTGTCATTTTGCTAGTTTACTTAGTTATTGCGTTCCAATTTAAATCGTTTAGCTTACCATTCCTTGTGTTGATCGCAGTTTACTTAGGTATTTCTGGTGCAATTCTTGGATTGTTCTTAACGCAAACACCGTTAAGCTTCCTTGGCGTTATGGGAATTGTTTCTCTAACAGGGATTGTTGTACGAAATGCAGTTGTGTTGATTGACTTTGTAGAAACACGTCGTCTATCAGGGGACTTTGATATTAAAGAAGCCATTGTCGAATCAGGCTATGCTCGCATCAAACCAATCCTTTTGACAACTATCACGTCAATTATTGCACTCGTGCCAGTCGCATTGTCAGGAGATCCATTATTTGAACCGTTAGCAGTTACAATCATTGCTGGACTTGCATTCTCAAGCTTGTTCACATTGGTAATGATTCCATCACTTTACTTAGTGTTTTACCGCATCAATCGCCGCAGAAACAGTGTTGCAGAATAA
- a CDS encoding TraB/GumN family protein, translated as MDDNITRIEYGEKELILIGTAHVSKASAEQVKAVIEAEQPDAVCIELDAQRFESVTQDSKWKETDIFQVIKDKKASLLLMNLAISSFQNRLADQFGIKPGQEMIQGIASAEEIGAELVLADRNIQVTFSRIWGNIGFMGKAQLLTSVFFSIFSKETISEEDLEKMKSQDTLNAVMDDFTKAFPKLKTPLIDERDQYLAQKIKEAPGKKIVAVLGAAHVPGIIKEVHNEHDLVKLSEVPPKSKWPKIIGWAIPVALVVMIAITFMNNPAAGIDQTISWILWTACLGAIGAAIAFGHPLAILTAFVGGPIGALHPLLAAGWFSGLAQAYVRRPNVGDFQTLSKDVFTLKGFWDNKVTRVLLVVVLTNLGTAAGNIIGGIDVIRLFFQNL; from the coding sequence ATGGATGACAATATCACACGTATAGAATATGGTGAAAAAGAATTGATCCTCATCGGCACGGCACATGTTTCTAAAGCCAGTGCAGAACAGGTTAAAGCAGTTATTGAAGCAGAACAGCCAGATGCTGTTTGCATTGAATTAGATGCGCAACGATTTGAATCAGTAACGCAAGACAGCAAATGGAAAGAAACCGACATTTTCCAAGTGATTAAAGATAAAAAAGCAAGCTTATTGTTAATGAACTTGGCTATTTCTTCTTTTCAAAATCGACTTGCAGACCAGTTTGGTATTAAACCTGGGCAAGAAATGATTCAAGGCATAGCATCCGCTGAAGAAATAGGAGCAGAGCTGGTGCTAGCAGATCGCAATATTCAAGTTACGTTTTCGCGTATTTGGGGCAATATCGGTTTTATGGGTAAAGCACAGTTATTGACGTCTGTGTTCTTCAGTATTTTCAGTAAAGAAACCATTTCAGAAGAAGATTTGGAGAAGATGAAGTCGCAAGATACATTGAACGCGGTAATGGATGACTTTACGAAAGCTTTTCCAAAACTAAAAACACCGCTTATTGATGAGCGCGATCAGTATCTAGCACAAAAAATAAAAGAAGCGCCTGGTAAAAAAATTGTCGCTGTTCTTGGCGCAGCTCATGTGCCAGGTATTATTAAAGAAGTTCATAATGAGCACGATTTAGTAAAATTATCAGAAGTGCCGCCAAAGTCAAAGTGGCCGAAGATTATTGGTTGGGCAATACCTGTAGCGTTAGTCGTGATGATTGCGATTACGTTTATGAATAACCCTGCGGCCGGTATCGATCAAACCATTAGTTGGATTTTGTGGACTGCATGTCTTGGTGCAATCGGAGCGGCGATTGCTTTTGGCCATCCATTAGCGATTTTGACCGCATTTGTCGGTGGCCCTATTGGTGCCCTTCATCCTCTTTTAGCCGCTGGGTGGTTTTCTGGACTAGCACAAGCATATGTTCGTCGTCCGAATGTGGGGGATTTCCAAACATTGTCGAAAGATGTGTTTACTCTTAAAGGATTTTGGGACAATAAAGTTACACGCGTACTACTCGTAGTGGTTTTGACAAATCTAGGAACTGCAGCTGGTAACATCATTGGAGGAATTGACGTAATTCGTTTGTTTTTCCAAAATCTTTAA
- a CDS encoding neutral zinc metallopeptidase produces the protein MEWKGRKASRNVEDRRGKGGAIVAGGGIGGILIVLLVAFLGGDPGIILDQLGGSPGTTSNQPYNTTPEEEELAEFVSVVLADTEQVWTRVFAEEGMEYVEPTLVLYTNSVESACGTAGASVGPFYCPGDYKLYIDLSFYTELQTQFQAPGDFAMAYVVAHEVGHHVQNLLGVMEKVQPLRNQLSEEEYNKVQVRLELQADYLSGVWAHHAQGMGYLEEGDLEEALTAASAVGDDTIQQRSRGYVVPESFTHGSSEQRQRWFKKGFKSGNLKEGDTFNATDL, from the coding sequence ATGGAGTGGAAAGGCAGAAAAGCGAGTAGAAACGTTGAAGATCGACGAGGCAAGGGTGGCGCGATTGTTGCAGGTGGCGGCATCGGAGGTATTTTAATTGTCTTGCTGGTAGCATTTTTAGGGGGCGATCCAGGCATCATTTTAGATCAATTAGGTGGATCACCAGGAACCACTTCAAACCAACCGTACAATACGACACCTGAGGAAGAAGAACTGGCTGAATTTGTCTCAGTTGTTCTGGCAGACACAGAACAAGTATGGACAAGAGTGTTTGCAGAAGAAGGCATGGAATATGTAGAGCCGACACTGGTTTTGTATACCAACAGTGTTGAATCTGCCTGTGGAACAGCAGGTGCATCAGTTGGTCCATTTTATTGTCCAGGTGATTACAAACTGTATATCGATTTGAGTTTTTACACAGAATTACAAACGCAATTTCAAGCGCCAGGTGATTTCGCTATGGCCTATGTCGTGGCACACGAAGTCGGACACCATGTCCAAAATTTACTGGGTGTAATGGAAAAAGTACAGCCGCTACGCAATCAATTGAGCGAAGAAGAGTACAATAAAGTGCAAGTGCGCTTAGAACTGCAAGCCGATTATTTATCTGGTGTTTGGGCCCACCATGCACAAGGTATGGGTTATTTAGAAGAAGGTGACTTAGAAGAAGCATTGACTGCAGCAAGTGCGGTAGGAGACGACACCATTCAACAGCGGTCCCGTGGTTACGTCGTACCTGAGAGTTTTACACACGGTAGTTCCGAACAACGCCAAAGATGGTTTAAAAAAGGGTTTAAGTCCGGTAATTTAAAAGAAGGCGATACCTTTAATGCGACTGATTTGTGA
- a CDS encoding class I SAM-dependent methyltransferase: MDEQNDEQKLNIITVGNQQGFTDSLHHNRYEPTPYKLLDILFQQYTLSTGDQFVDVGCGKGRLNFYVHHLFGVRSTGIEMNALFYAEALENKKRYIQKHKDAETSIAFYNGLAQQYPIAKQDNVFYFFNPFSVQVFIAFLNQILRSAEKAPRTINVILFFASQEYRDYLETRTTFQLINEIPLPDFYKEPRERFLVYQLSKMD, from the coding sequence ATGGATGAACAGAATGACGAACAAAAACTTAACATTATCACAGTAGGAAACCAACAAGGATTTACAGATTCTTTGCATCACAACCGTTACGAACCAACGCCTTACAAACTATTAGATATACTGTTTCAGCAGTACACGTTGTCAACAGGAGACCAGTTTGTAGACGTCGGTTGTGGCAAAGGAAGGTTGAATTTTTACGTTCATCATTTATTTGGAGTAAGGAGTACAGGAATCGAAATGAATGCCCTTTTTTATGCAGAAGCTCTGGAAAATAAAAAGCGTTATATCCAAAAACATAAAGATGCTGAAACGAGTATTGCTTTTTACAATGGACTGGCACAGCAATACCCGATAGCAAAGCAAGATAACGTTTTTTATTTTTTTAACCCTTTTTCTGTCCAGGTATTTATCGCATTTCTAAATCAGATTTTACGTTCTGCTGAAAAAGCGCCACGAACAATCAACGTAATATTGTTTTTTGCTTCACAAGAGTATCGCGATTATTTGGAAACGCGAACGACTTTTCAATTGATCAATGAAATTCCACTTCCTGATTTTTACAAAGAGCCACGCGAACGATTTTTAGTTTATCAGTTGTCTAAAATGGATTAG
- the dapA gene encoding 4-hydroxy-tetrahydrodipicolinate synthase, whose protein sequence is MNFGQLITAMVTPFDHQGEIDFQATAQLIEHLISHGSDGLVVAGTTGESPTLSIEEKVSLFQFAVTTVAGRIPVIAGTGSNNTRSSISLTQQAEQAGVDGIMLVTPYYNKPSQEGMFQHFQAIAQSTHLPIMLYNIPGRSVVNLLPETVIRLSQINNIVSIKEASGDLDAASEIIEHTSEAFSVYSGDDSLTLPMLSIGGTGVVSVSAHIIGKEMQDMITNYKTGNVKTAASIHRRLLPTMHAMFAAPNPSPVKAALHIIGVPTGGVRLPMISLTDRETLTLRKSLPNLQSEAVTN, encoded by the coding sequence ATGAACTTCGGCCAACTTATCACAGCAATGGTAACACCGTTCGACCATCAAGGAGAAATCGATTTCCAGGCAACTGCACAACTGATTGAACATTTAATCAGCCATGGTTCTGACGGTCTTGTTGTGGCAGGAACAACAGGGGAATCACCAACTTTATCGATAGAAGAAAAAGTATCATTGTTCCAGTTTGCTGTCACCACTGTAGCTGGACGAATTCCGGTCATCGCAGGAACCGGTTCGAACAATACGCGTTCATCGATTTCATTGACTCAACAAGCAGAACAAGCAGGTGTAGACGGCATTATGCTCGTTACACCTTACTACAATAAGCCTTCACAAGAAGGCATGTTCCAGCATTTTCAAGCCATTGCCCAGTCTACGCATTTACCCATTATGCTGTACAATATTCCAGGACGCAGCGTTGTCAATTTGCTTCCAGAAACCGTTATCCGTTTATCTCAGATCAACAATATTGTTTCCATCAAAGAAGCAAGCGGTGATCTAGATGCAGCTTCAGAAATTATTGAACACACATCTGAAGCTTTTTCTGTCTACAGTGGCGATGACAGTCTAACTTTGCCAATGCTATCTATTGGTGGTACAGGTGTTGTTTCAGTCTCTGCACATATTATCGGCAAGGAAATGCAAGACATGATTACAAACTATAAAACAGGTAACGTAAAAACAGCAGCGTCGATTCATAGACGATTGTTGCCAACAATGCACGCAATGTTCGCTGCGCCAAATCCGTCTCCGGTTAAAGCAGCACTCCATATTATAGGTGTTCCGACTGGTGGCGTCCGCTTACCAATGATTTCACTAACCGACAGAGAAACGCTGACATTACGCAAGTCTTTGCCAAACTTACAGTCTGAAGCAGTGACAAATTGA